DNA sequence from the Thermoleophilaceae bacterium genome:
CGTCGCCGATGCGCTGTCCGTCGAGCTCCACGAGCAGATCCTCGGGTCGCAGCCCGGCGTGCGCGGCTGGACTCACGTCCACCACCTCCACCACCTCCACGCACGTGCCGGCGCCCCACTCCGCGGCCGCCTGCGGCGGCAGCGGCCGCACGCCGCCGGCGATGCCCAGGTAGGCGCGACGCACGCGGCCCTCGCTCATCAGCGAGCCGATGATCTTCCGCGTGGCCGGGTTGATCGGCACGGCCAGGCCGAGGCCAACGCCCGCCACCGCCGTGTTCACGCCCACCACGCGACCCACGCTGTCCACGAGTGCGCCGCCGGAGTTGCCTGGGTTGAGGGACGCGTCCGTCTGGATGAGGTTGTCGATCACTCGGACCGCCTGGCCGGAGCGGGCCGGGAGCGACCGCCCCAGCGCGGACACCACGCCGGCAGTCACCGAGCCAGCGAAGCCGTGCGGGTTGCCGATCGCCACCACGAGCTGCCCCACGCGAAGGTCGTCCGCCTCGCCAAGGTGGGCGGGCTCGAGATCCGCGGCATCGGCGCGCAGGACGGCCAGGTCCGACAGCGGGTCGCTCCCCACCACCTGGAAGCCGAAGTCGCGGCCGTCCGTGAACTGCGCCCGGCCGCGCCTCTGCCGGCCCGCCACCACGTGGGCGGACGTGAGCAGGAAGCCGTCCGGCGTGAGCACCACTCCCGAGCCGGCGCCAACCGGCACGTTGCCCGCGCGCGTGCGGCGGGTCACGCGCAGGTTCGCCACCGATGGTCCCACGCGCTCCGCCACGCCGACGACGGTGCGCGAATAGGCGTCGAGCGCCTCGATCTCCTCGTGCGTGGGCGCGGTCATCGGAACGCCACCTCGAGCTCGCGCTCTTCGGTGCCGCGCACCACCGTGAGCGGCAGCCTGCCGTCCTCAGGGAGCGAGTCGAGCGCCGCGTAGAGCGCGTCCACGCTCGCGAGCGGCTTTTCGCCGGCGGCCGCGATCAGGTCGCCGCTCTCGATTCCGGCCACCGCGGCGGGACTGCCGTCCTGCACGCCGCGGACGAGCAGCCCGTCGCGCTCCGGCAGACCCACGGCGCGCCTCATCCGGCGCGCCACGCGCGGCGGGGCAACCGCCACGCCCAGGCGCGGCGTGTCCTTCGTCTCCCCGCGCGCGAGTGCCTCCACGCGCTCGCGCAGCGAGGCCACCGGGAGCGCCAGGATCAGGTTCCCGTCGGTGCGGATCGTGTTGATGCCGATGAGGCGGCCCTCGATGTCGAGCAGCGGCCCGCCCGACGAGCCGCGCGGCAGCGCGGCCGTGTGCTCGATCGCGCCGGTGACCCGGCGCCCGCGCTGGCCGCGGAAGCTGCGCGGGCCGGAGGAGACGAAGCCGAGCGTGACCCGCAGGCCGCGCCCTCCGGGATTGCCCAGGGCGACCACCGCGGCGCCGATCGCCGGGCCGGTCGCCTCGCCCCACTCAAACGGCGGCCTGCCGTTCGTCTTCACGTCGATCACAGCGAGGTCGAGATCCGGGTCCACACCGGCCACCGTGCCGGTCTCACGCGTGCCGTCGGAGAAGGTCACCGCCACGTCCTCGCGCCGCAGGTTGTGCGCGTTCGTGAGCACGCGGTCCTTGCCGATGATCGTCCCCGACCCGAGTCCCCAGCCGCGTCCGAGGCCGACCACCGAATGGCCGTGCTGCTGGGCGGCTCCTGAAATCACCTGCTGAAGCTCTTCAAGTACTGCCATTTTCGCTTCCTTCTGAGTAACTTGCAGATTGCAAGTGACTAGTTATACCACCCTAGGCGAGAGTAGGATCGAGTCCGTGGCAGAACCGACCGAGAGCCCCGTTTCGCCGCTCTCCGAGGCGCTCGCCAGCGTCGGCGACCGCTGGACGCTCCTGATCGTGGCCGCGCTTCTCGACGGTCCGCGCCGCTTCGGCGACCTCGAGAAGGAGCTCCCGGGGATCGCGCCCAACGTGCTCACCCAGCGGCTGCGCAACCTGGAGTCGCAGGGCCTGGTGCGCGCCGAGCGTTACTCCGAGCGGCCCCCCCGCTTCGTCTACGAGCTCGCCGAGTCGGGCCGCGAGCTGGCGGGTGCGCTGCGGCTGCTGGCCGACTGGGGCGCGCGTCACACGGGCGACGTGGACGCCCCGCGGCACTCGGTCTGCGGCACGCCGCTCGAGGCCGTCTGGTACTGCCCCACGTGCGAGACGCCGGTGGAGGACGAGGGCGCCGAAGAGGACGTGCACTACGCCTGACGAGCGGAGATACTGCGCCCGGATGTCGCAGCAGAAGGTGGACATCGCGCGCGACGGACTCGAGCGGTTTCTCGCGACGGGCGAGCCCGACCTGGAGCTACTCGACGAGCACGCCGTGATCCGCGATCACGACATTCCGGACCCACGCGACTACCGCGGGCGGAGAGGCTTCGTCA
Encoded proteins:
- a CDS encoding trypsin-like peptidase domain-containing protein, with the translated sequence MTAPTHEEIEALDAYSRTVVGVAERVGPSVANLRVTRRTRAGNVPVGAGSGVVLTPDGFLLTSAHVVAGRQRRGRAQFTDGRDFGFQVVGSDPLSDLAVLRADAADLEPAHLGEADDLRVGQLVVAIGNPHGFAGSVTAGVVSALGRSLPARSGQAVRVIDNLIQTDASLNPGNSGGALVDSVGRVVGVNTAVAGVGLGLAVPINPATRKIIGSLMSEGRVRRAYLGIAGGVRPLPPQAAAEWGAGTCVEVVEVVDVSPAAHAGLRPEDLLVELDGQRIGDVGDLQRMMVAELIGARVEASVIRAGRTLRLEIVPVELVTS
- a CDS encoding S1C family serine protease — its product is MAVLEELQQVISGAAQQHGHSVVGLGRGWGLGSGTIIGKDRVLTNAHNLRREDVAVTFSDGTRETGTVAGVDPDLDLAVIDVKTNGRPPFEWGEATGPAIGAAVVALGNPGGRGLRVTLGFVSSGPRSFRGQRGRRVTGAIEHTAALPRGSSGGPLLDIEGRLIGINTIRTDGNLILALPVASLRERVEALARGETKDTPRLGVAVAPPRVARRMRRAVGLPERDGLLVRGVQDGSPAAVAGIESGDLIAAAGEKPLASVDALYAALDSLPEDGRLPLTVVRGTEERELEVAFR
- a CDS encoding helix-turn-helix domain-containing protein; translation: MAEPTESPVSPLSEALASVGDRWTLLIVAALLDGPRRFGDLEKELPGIAPNVLTQRLRNLESQGLVRAERYSERPPRFVYELAESGRELAGALRLLADWGARHTGDVDAPRHSVCGTPLEAVWYCPTCETPVEDEGAEEDVHYA